The following nucleotide sequence is from Paenibacillus odorifer.
ACCACCTTCATCTTCCCAGAGCTGCAGCTCCCGCATCCCCGGTGTATCTACGATAATCCCCCCATCCGGCAAAACAAACAGTTCACGGTGGGTAGTAGTATGACGTCCGCGGCTATCCCCTTCTCTAACATCCTGAGTAATCTGAAGGTTCTTCCCGCATAGCCAGTTGACCATTGTCGACTTCCCACAACCGGAGGAGCCCGTTAGAGCTACTGTTTGACCCTCACCAATGTAAGGCAGCAGCTTCTCGCGCCCTTCATCTTGTATTGCACTAACAGCATGTACTGATACTCCGGGAGCCGCGCTCTCCATTTCAGCGATTTTACTGTCTGCATCCGGACAAAGATCCGCTTTAGTGAGTAGAATAACTGGATTTGCCCCACTATTCCAAGCCATGATCAGATATCTCTCCATCCGGCGAACATTAAAGTCATCATTCAACGCGCTGACCAGAAATAACGTGTCTACATTGGAGGCAACAATTTGCTCATCTTGTGTATTTCCTGCGACCTTGCGTGAGATCACACTCTGCCGGGGCAATACGCCATGTATAATTCCATGCTCGCCGCCATCTTGCATTGCTAATGCTACCCAGTCTCCAATGGCAGGAAAATCACCCGAGGCTACAAATGTGTGTCTCAGCTTCCCGGCAAGCTCTCCCCACGTCTCTCCTACATCAGTTAACACTTTGTACTTACTGCCGAAATCACCAACGATTCTCCCGGGTATAAATTGTTTATCCTCTGCATGACTCCACTTTTCATTCCATTTTGTACTCCAGTTTTCATTCCAACCATATTGCTTTATGCTATTCATTCATTTCCTCCTAAAAGATATGTTTATGTTTTTTCTTGCCCCTTGGCGTTTTCCGAGAACACAAAAAGCCGCCGGAAATAAAGACTCCGGCGGCGGTATATAGACATGTGGATTTATTACACCAAATCCAATCTTTCTACACACGCAAAAAAGCCACCGGACCCTATACGGTTCCCGGCGGCTCTAATAAGCGTAATTGAGCTTACCTGCTAAACTGCACGAATCAATTATTCAGCAGCAGCTGTTCCCGGAAGACACGTATCCACAACAGTTGAGTTCATTACATTTAAAACTGTCATAAAACATCGTCTCCTTCCGAAATTTAAGATGCTGTTATCATAATTGGTGCAGCAGTAAAATGTCAACCCCAAATTTTCCAGATTACAAAATAGCCTTTAATTCTTTCAGCTCACGGATCATTTTCCAAGGTTGGATGTCCAGCTGATCGTCCCAAGGATGTTTCCTTTGCAGCCAAATTCCTTCAAGGCCAGCCTTACCTGCACCCCAGATATCATTTACCGGATGATCCCCTATAAACAAGGTTTGATCCGCAGAGGCACCCAGCTTGTCTAGTGCCAATTGATAAATCGCAGGATCAGGCTTCGCAATGCCAACTTCTCCAGATATAACTATAGCCTTGAAGTACTCTCGCAGGCCGAGAATATCGATTTTGGTGTTCTGGATTTCTTTTTTACCGTTGGTGACCAGCCCCAAAGTATATCCACGCTCCACGCAATACTCCAGAACCTCCAAAGCATGCTCCATGACTGCGCCATGATTGATGTAGCTCGCATCATAATACGCCCGGATATGTTCAGCCGTCACAGGCTTTTCCCAAGGCAGGATCTCACTAAGTTCTAAGAAAAATCCGTCTTTATCACGATAGCCATCAGCGTCTCTGTGGATCATATCCTCAATCACGGCCTGCGCTTCCGCAGGTTTCAGATGCCCAAGAAAATCCTGCACGAACTGAGTGCTAAAGCTGCGAAATGTATAGTCGCGATCCATTAAAGTATTGTCCAGATCAAATAAAATAGCTTGTACTTCCTTCATCAAGCGATTCCCCTTACATGCTGTTAATTTTCAAACCTAACCTACAGAATGTAATTGTACTATGCCTTAAGAGACAAAGAAAAGACTATTCAACAAAAAGGATTTATGGCTTCCCTTTTACTGAACAGTCTTTATGAAGATTCGTATCTGCGTCATTCCTTTACTCGAAATGCTCTGCCCGATGGGTCAGCATCATTTCTTCATCCGTAATATACAGCGGAAAAGGAGGTGTTTCTTTTAGATAACTTTCTGTAGATAACAATCGATAATGAACCTCTGGCAACCAGGTGTCTTCAAGCAACGGTAGCTTGCCTGTATCACTAATATAACTGTCTACAGCAGCCTGAACTAAATCCAGATAATACGGCACTAACTTGTCTTCTTCCTCGAAAATTTCATAGGTCTCTCGTGACATATAGAAATTCCGTTCGGGTATTCCACCCAAATAACGTTTCAGGCGACTCATATCGATTCTTTTGTCCTCTAAGATTAATGCTGTTCTATTAATAGGTCCAGGCATATCTTCTTCGAACTTTCGAATCGCCTGTTTCACTTGGGGTAATGTGACGGTTACATGATCTGATTTGGGTTGCTTTTTTGTGCGTTTAAATAACATAACGAAAGTCTCCTTTCTAAATATGTCTCAGATAACGCTTACAATTCCATTTTATTCGAAATTCGAATAATTAATCAGTACATTTCAAATCGACACAGAATGTTAATATTTAAAAGATCATTATTTGACATATTCCCACCGAGTCCATACTTCTCGAGGATTTAGTTCATACTTGTCCTTCTCACGATACATAAACTGATGCATGATGAATTCACGACGAATAGTGGCGAAATCTTCATGAAACTGCTTAATAAACTCATTGATTTCCTTTTCCGTATAAACAACTCCTGGCTCCAGCTTCTCAACCATGTATTGAAGCGCTATCAATTTCTTCTTGTATTGTGCTGGAATTTGCCGCAGCCGGCCATCTTTAGAGAAAAAATTACGAATTACAGTATCCTGAAGACTATTCTCAGGTAATTGCTCTTCCATATTCTCAGCTCCTTTCGAAAAAATAAACTGCAGTGAAGCCTCAGCACCATTATTGATAAACTCCGGATTCAACTTAAAATAAACTGTATTTTTGTCGCGTCTTTCTTTTATTAGAGCCGCTTCACGTAATTTAGCCGCATGATGAGTGACTGTAGGCTGCGATAAATTCAACTTCTCAGCCAGCGCTTGCCCGTGCATTTCTCCTTGGGACAGAAGCAACAATAAGCGAAGACGCGTTGGATCAGCTAAAGCTTTATGATAACTCACGATTTTCTCCAACTGCACTGGGTTCACGCTCCTAGAATTTCACAATAAATTGAAACATTAGATATATATCTAATTATATAATAATCAACGTTATTCTTGCAATGGTTATTATACTCAATCTGCTCTTATGGAAAAATTCATGAATTTAGGGTAGGATTTAAAGAAAAGATAGTAACAATCAGGAGGTAACCCGCTTTATGAAAGATGTCATTATTATCGGTGCAGGTCCTTGCGGCCTCTCGGCAGCTATCGAATGCCAACGCCAAGGCCTGTCCAGCCTTATCATTGAAAAAAGCTTTATTGTACACTCCATTTATTTGTATCCAACAAATATGCAATTTTTCAGTACGGCTCAGTTATTAGAAATCGGGGATGTTCCGTTCACTTCGACCAACGACAAACCTTACCGTCACGAAGCGCTTGTCTATTATCGCCGAGCCGCTGAGCAATATGGTCTAGAGATCGCCGCTTATGAAGAAGCTTTATCCATTGAGCCGCTTGAAGATGGAACCTTTGCCGTACATACGTCAAATATGCGTGGTGAGCATCAGAAACGTATCACTGCTAATGTAGTTATAGCAACAGGTTATTTTGATCAGCCGAATATGATTGGCATTCCAGGTGAAGAACTACCTAAAGTTACTCATTATTTCGGTGAAGCTCATCCTTACACGGGAATGAAGGTAACTGTAATTGGCGGCAGTAATTCCGCAGTAGATGCAGCGCTGGAGCTTATGCGTGTAGGAGCTACGGTAGATATGGTATATCGTGGTGAAAGCATCTCAGAGAATATTAAACCTTGGGTTCGGCCAATCTTTGAAGGCATGGTGCAAAAAGGGAAAATCACTCTGCACTTAGGCTCGCGTGTCACTGAAATTACTGCAAGCTCAGTAATTGTTACGGATCATAAGGGGGACAAGAAAGCATTGGATAATGATTTCGTTCTTGCCTTGACTGGCTTCCGTCCTAGCCGTACCCTCCTCACTTCAGCGGGTGTGATCATGGATGACGACATGGATAAGCCTGCTTTTAACACCTCTACCATGGAAAGTAATGTTCCAGGGTTGTATGTTGCTGGAGTAATCGCCTCCGGCCGCAATGCTAACGAAGTGTTTATTGAGACCGGAAGAGGGCATGGTAAGCTTATCGCAGATCACATTGTGTCAAAAGAAAGTTCTAATCCTAAGGAGTTGAAACATTAAGATGGACATGACCTCTTTGCTTTTGCTTGGACTTGCAGCGCTGGGAATTATCAGCAGCAATTCCCCTGTAACAATAGCAATGGTCGTCCTATTACTGCTAAGAGTACTTGGCCTGCAGCAAACCTTTCCTTGGCTAGAAAAATACGGTTTAACCATCGGGATTATCATCCTGACCATCGGGGTCATGACCCCATTAGCCAGCGGCAAAATATCGCTGCAGACAGTCGGTCAATCCTTCTTGCACTGGAAGTCCTTGCTTGCTATCGCTATTGGCATTCTCGTCGCTTTTCTTGGAGGCCGCGGTGCTACGCTCATGACCAACCAACCCACAGTTGTTGCAGGTCTGCTGATTGGCACGGTGATCGGGGTTGCGTTATTTAAAGGCGTTCCGGTCGGACCGCTGATCGCAGCCGGCATTTTATCACTTATGATCGGCAAAATGTAATAGAACAGCACAAAAAAGACCGCTTTTGGCGGTCTTTTTTATTGTGCCTTTTATACAACCATCTTCTTCACTATTCCTCCACCTGAGAAATGGACTGCGGAATTTGCTGCGCCGCTCTTTTTTCAACGACTAATAAATCTTCAACGCCATACTCTGTCTTAATTTTCTGCAACTGCTTCAAAGCCTCTTCTTCTGAATTAAAATATCCTGCTTCCACGAGATATAAGCCTTTCTGATCCTTTAACATCCGCACATCCTCTAACCCATATAACATTTCTTCAGCCATACCCAGCGCCTCACCAGAAGGCTGTGAGACCGTTCTTAAGGAATATACAGAGCCCCCTTTTGCTTCGTCTCCTTTCTCTTTTAACGTAATCACTACCTGTGCTGGCTCTTTATATTCTTTCACCTCATAAGCAACCGAGTCCGTAAGTGTGACATTGAACCGAATGGCCGAATCATCTAGTGTAATTAGTGGATAAGCATCCTGAACATATCGGCTTTGTTTTAATGTCTCCAGATCTTTGACTGCTGAGAATTTTCTGGCCCCACTTACTGTAATCGTCATTGTTGCCGGATTTTCCGTAAACTTTACGTTATATGAGCTTGCCATCTGTTGAGTTTCATCCGGATTTGCAAAATTCAAAATCAATTGATCACTATTCTTCAGTTGTTTGACCGAAATAAAATTCACATCTACTCCATCCTGAATGGTTCCCCCTCCTGCGCTTCCCTCCGTAAATTGCAGAACACTGACCAGCTTACCTAGAACCGGTATTTGATCCATACTACTCGCAAAAGCAGGAACCGTATTTACACCCACCGTAAAAGAAATCAATACAGCAGCAGCTACTGATCCTGTCCATTTCAAGGCACGTTTTGAAGAACTGTTTTTCTGTTTATAGATTTTCCCTCTTTCAATTCCTTTACGAGAAGCGAATGATAGTTCTTTAGGAATTTCAATCTCATTATAGGCTTGTTGTAGACGTTCTAGTTGCTTATCCAAAGTTCTCACTCTCCTCCATACTTATTTTTAATTTTTCCAAACCTCTATAAATAACGGTTTTGACGCTGCTCAGGGGCATATCAAGAACCTCTGCAATTTCCTTTATGGGCAAGTCCTCCAAATATCTCATCACAATCACCATTCTTGATTTTTCATCAAGGCCGCTGAGCGCTTCATGCAAGTCCATAACTTCTTCCCTAGATTTCGGAGCATAGCTGCCTCCTAGCTCTTGATCTATATACACGATTTTTTTAGATTTACGGATAAAGTCCAGCGCACAGTTGACAGCGATCTTGGTGAGCCAAGTTTTAAAATATTGCGGTTGCTTCAATTTATGAATGGAGATATAGGCTTTGAAGACGGTCTCCTGCACAATCTCCAGCGCATCCTCTTGATTCCGCACATAGGAGTAGGCCATTCGGTATAAACGCTCCTGCATGCCGTCAATAAGAACAGTAAAGCTGTCTTCATCACCAGCTATCGCCTTTTCCTCAAGCGTGGTTTTATTCACGTTCCTCACTTCCTTTCATGATGTTTATAAGCTTTAGACGCACATGATCACCGAAAAGACTCAAGTCCCCTGTAGAATTTTTGCCATAGTATAAGTTACTGTGTGCCACAAGCCTGATTGGAATTCAAAAAAAGTGGCCTTCTCTTTCGAGAGGACCACTAAAGTGTTTAATTATTCAAAACATATTAAGCGTCTAAATGCTGTACGTTAAATAATCGCGCATAACTACCCTCTATCGACATCAGCTGTTCATGCGTACCCCGTTCAGTAATTTCACCATTCTCAAGTACGACAATCTGATCTGCATGAGTAATCGTTGACAGTCTATGCGCTACAATTAGTGTAGTACGTTGCGAAGAAAGGGACTGCAGCGCTTGTTGAATTAAATGCTCCGATTCCAGATCCAGCGCCGAAGTAGCCTCGTCTAATATAAGAACCTTCGGATCCTTGAGAAATACCCTTGCGATAGCAACCCGCTGCTTCTGTCCTCCGGATAGCTTAACACCACGTTCTCCCACTTCTGTCTCATAACCCAGTGGCAGCTGCTCAATAAAATCATGCGCATTGGCAGCTTTCGCTGCTGAAATGACCTCTTCTTCCGTGGCGTTAGGATTACCGAATAAAATATTCTCACGCACAGATCCGCTGAATAAGAAATTATCTTGTAAGACCATACCGACAGACCTGCGCAAGCTTTCCTGTGTTAATTCCTGTATATCATAACCATCCATTTGGAGGCTGCCTTTACTGATGTCATAGAATCTCGGGATCAAGCTTATAAGGGAGGACTTTCCTCCACCGCTCATTCCGACGAACGCAATGGTCTGTCCGGGCTGAATACTCAGATTAATATCTTTTAAGACCCAATCATTCTCTTCGTTATATTTAAACCATACATTCTGAAAAGCAATCTCACCACGTGCATCCTTTAGCACTTTTGCTCCCGGCTTGTCTACAATATCGTAAGGCTCATTCAGCAGCTCAAGCACCCGTTCAAGAGAAGCAGAGGCTTGTGTAAGCACCGTCGAGGAATTAATCAATCTTCGCAGCGGAGAATACATCCGGTCCAGATAGCCAAAGAAAGCTACAAAGGTACCTACTGTCAAATTGCCATGAATGACCTGATAACCACCATATCCGATGACCAAAAGAGGTGCTATATCCGTTAATGTATTAATAATTGCGAAGGTCATAGCGTTCCAGCGGGTTTGCGCCATCGCTTTTTTAAGAAAGTTACCGTTGATGTCTTCAAACTGCTTCTGATCCACTTTTTCCATCGTAAAGCTGCGGATAATTGATATCCCTTGAATCCGTTCATGGAGATAACCTTGAATGCCAGCCAGAGCTTGGGAACGATCTTTCGTTAAAAGCTTAAGCCGCTTATACAATTTGTTAACAGCAATTGCGTAAAAAGGCAATACCGAGATAGACACGAGCGCCAGCACCGGATTTAAATAAAACATAAATCCCAAAGCAAAAACTAGCGTAAACGTGTCGAGCCATACATTCATCATGCCGACTTCGACCAAATTTTTGGTCTGCTCAACATCGTTAATAAATCTGGAGATGGCTTCTCCCACCTTGGTATTCTGATAATACCGCAGTGACAGCCGCTGTAAATGACTGTAAAGCTTATTTCGCATATCGAACAACACTTTACTTGTGATAAGCTGAGCAAAGTATTGGCGATAATACTCCACGGGTCCTCTTACGATAACAAATAAAATTAAGGCACCACCCAGAATAAGCATCAAATGCGATACCCGTTCCTCAATCCCCATGCTCGGGTTCATTAGGAGGTCATCAACCACGTATTTCAGAATCATTGGCAGTGTTAGCGGAATACTGAATTTGATCATGCCGATAAACAGCGTAAACACAATCAATTTCATATAAGGTCGTACAAAAGTAAAATATGATTTCCATTGCTTCACAGGAATATTCTTTCCCTTCTCTTTAGTGAGTTGCTAAGTACAGTTGACTTTTGCTCTCTACAGTGTTTTTATAATTTTAGATCATAAGTACAATTGCAGTACCGAACTTCAGGAGGATAACGATGTCTAGACAATTTGTGACGGAAGCCGTCATGATGGCGATTTACGGCCAGCTTCTCGTATCGAGCAGCCCTGTAGAATATATAGTGCCTTATACTACTGTGATGGAACTATACGAACTGCGAGACAGCGATGATCCGTTGATGAACCGTCCGGACGACGACAAGCATGTTAAGTTGAAGATTAGTGAGCTCATTGCTTATTTTGAAGAACCGCTCAACGCGAAGAAGATCAACCGCTGTTTAGCAGTGCCATGGGCGAAAAGCTCAGGTATTCTCCTTGGCGGGCAATCCAAAATCACCATCATTAACAGTATGGATACCGCTGTCTACGGTGAGATGTTCGATCCCATCGAAACAGAGCTTCTGCTGTCCTCACAACGTGAGAAAGTACCTATCCTAACGGATCAATTTGAATTGATTCAACGGATCATCGAGGGTGGAGTTCCAGTTCAGGTGTACGATATTGACGACTTCGACTTCGCTCTGGAGGAAGAAACCTCTCGCAATTTGCACTGATAACACCTATGTATTTCCAACTGGAATACCCTCATTTTTAAAGACAGCATTTGAAAAGCCCCTGCCTTTTGGCAAGGGCTTTTCCTGATTAAAATAAACAATCATTAAGACAACTATACCTGCACTTCGCCGGATACCGGCTTTGGTTCGTACTTATATTCAATGTCATCCTCTGACTCAGAGTATACGATAGATAGGTCATAACCTTCCATATACCACAAGTCCTGCTCCTCCATGTAGAACACAATATCATCCTGTTTGACCTGAATAGCTGGACGCCCAGGCGCTTCTGTAGCAATGCCAAGCGAAAAACCGGGGTGAAGTCCACCTCCCGAGCTATACCGGGGAAATAAACGAATATAGTCTCCATTCTTAAGGTCCAATTCTCTCTTAAACCAAGCTGCCGCTGCTTGACTAATTTCCATGTTCATTTCTCTCAGCTCCTTTGTATATTCTAATCATAACGAAAATAAGTCGATATTCAAACAACTTTATGCAATTAATGATTTCCCAATCCATTTAAAATTAAGTTTGACAAATTCGCGAACCGGATGATAAACTCTGAACATAACTAAACGTCTTCTAGTTATTACCAAATTAATGAAAGGGGTGAGCGCGGTGTTTACGAAGTTACAGCCATATTATTTTACTATTGTTGGAATTTTTACTCAACCGAATACCGAAGCAGCCCAAGTGATTAAGCCATCCTGAAGTTTTTGCGAGTCTTATGGACCGTATAACTTTAGTTCTTGAAGGTCTCTCACATGCTTGGTGCTGTAACGCACCGTGCGCATGATAGCTGTAAATTACAGGCATATCGTCCGTTTTCGGATGATATGCCTTTTTTGTTTGCTGAAGAGATAATCACTTGCGCTTTTATCAGCATCACAAGCAATCATTACAACCTGAAAGGAAGGGATTTACTTGTTCTCTGTTCTTCGCGATCTCGGCTGGTTTTTTCGCCGAGAAAAAAGGCGTTACCTGATTGGACTCATATTACTCATAGGTGTAGGCGTTCTTGAATTACTCCCTCCACGTCTGCTAGGCAATGCCATTGACGACATAGTACGCGGTTCGATTACTACAGCTTCGCTTGCCAAATATATCGGCATGATCTTTATTTTGCTGCTAGTTATTTATTGGATTACCTACATATGGATGCACAAACTTTTCGGAGGTTCCAACCTTGTTGAGCGCCTGCTGCGCTCCCGATTTATGAATCATCTTATGACTATGACACCCTCGTTCTTCGAAAAAAATAGAACTGGTGACCTCATGGCCCGGGCAACCAATGATATCAGAGCCGTCTCAGCTACCGTAGGATTCGGGATGCTTACACTGGTGGATTCTACAATCTACCTCACGGTTGTGCTGTTTGCGATGGGCTTTCTCGTGAGTTGGAAATTGACCCTTGCAGCAGTATTACCATTACCCCTAATTGCAATAGCTATGATTTTTTATGGTAAAGCTATTCATGATCGATACAGCTTAGCGCAGGATGCATTCGGAGATATGAATGACCAAGTGCTCGAATCTGTCTCTGGTGTACGCGTAATCCGTGCTTATGTCCAAGAGCGTCTTGATGAAAAACGTTTCTCGGATATTACTGAAGATGTTTACAACAAAAATATGGCCGTAGCTCGTGTCGATGCTTTCTTCGAACCAACTATCCGCTTCTGCGTCGGACTCAGCTACATTATTGGTCTTACTTATGGGATTTACCTTGTATTCCGCAATCAGATCACACTGGGTGATCTAGTCTCCTTTAATATGTACCTCGGTATGATTGTATGGCCGATGTTCGCTATTGGAGAATTGATCAACATTATGCAGCGTGGCGGAGCTTCCCTCGAACGTATCGACGAGACGTTAAACTCCAAACCCGATGTTCAAAATGCTGCCCATCCCGTTCAAGTTCCCCATCCTACTCGAATCGAGCTTAACGATGTGACTTTCCGTTATCCTTCTTCGACGATAGACAATCTAAGCCATGTCAACTTAACCCTGAACCAAGGGCAGACATTAGGTGTAGTCGGGCGTACAGGAAGCGGGAAATCTACACTGCTCAAACAATTGCTCCGCGAATATCCGACAGGTAATGGAGAGATCCTTATCTCTGGCGTGCCTATTCAACAGATTTCCCTGGATCAGCTGCATAGCTGGATGGGTTATGTTCCACAAGAGCAAATCCTTTTCTCCAAATCCGTTCGGCAAAACATTCAGTTTGGTCTAGACAACGCCGGTGACGATACGATTATGCAAGCCATTACAGCTGCCGCTTTCCAGAACGACCTGGGCACATTGTCCGATGGTCTGGATACTCTGGTGGGTGAACGTGGTGTATCCCTCTCCGGTGGACAAAAGCAACGTGTCTCTCTGTCCAGAGCTTTTATCGCTAATCCTGATATTCTTATTCTGGACGATGCCTTATCAGCCGTTGACGCTCGTACGGAAGCTCAGATTATCGACAATATCCGGAATGAACGTGCCGGAAAAACCACATTAATCTCTACTCACCGTCTCTCCGCCGTCCAACATGCCGATATGATTGTTGTACTGGATAACGGACAAATCGTTGAGCGAGGTACACATCAGGAGCTGTTGGATTTGAATGGCTGGTACCGTGAACAATATGATCGGCAGCAAGTCGAAAATAACTTATCGAATGATTAAACTACAACCATAAATAAACGAGCTACGACTACGCAAAACATTTTAGGAGGTGTCACGGTTGACACAAAGTACAGGCAAACGCCTGCTGGAATATGCATTGACCGCAAAGAAAACCTTTATCGCAGCCCTTCTGCTGCTTTCAATCGGGGTAGCGGCAGAGCTGGCAGGTCCATTTATAGCCAAAAGCATGATCGACAATCACATGCTGGCCATCGAGAAGCCCTATTTCAGCACCACGTCTCCCGATAAGGCGGCTGAATATAACAATAGTTTATACAAACGCGGCGATCGCTTTGAGCCTGGTGAAACTAAAGGCCAAGAAATTCGTGTTCTTCAAGCAGGGAGAAGTTTTTATTTTATTAACGAAGCTGTAACACAGCCTGACGGTGAACGAAAGTTCATCGATGGAGAGATGCATATCACCCGTGGTGATAACGAAGTTATCTATCCGGCGGTTAAGCTATCGGCCGATGAGCTGTTCGCTTTTTACAAACCTGAGCTTCCTGGAATCTATCAGTTGGTCGGAATGTATGCTATTTTTCTTGTAATCTCCATCTTTGCTGAATTCGGAAAAACCTACTGGCTGCAATCTTCGGCGAATCA
It contains:
- a CDS encoding DUF441 domain-containing protein; amino-acid sequence: MDMTSLLLLGLAALGIISSNSPVTIAMVVLLLLRVLGLQQTFPWLEKYGLTIGIIILTIGVMTPLASGKISLQTVGQSFLHWKSLLAIAIGILVAFLGGRGATLMTNQPTVVAGLLIGTVIGVALFKGVPVGPLIAAGILSLMIGKM
- a CDS encoding sigma-70 family RNA polymerase sigma factor: MNKTTLEEKAIAGDEDSFTVLIDGMQERLYRMAYSYVRNQEDALEIVQETVFKAYISIHKLKQPQYFKTWLTKIAVNCALDFIRKSKKIVYIDQELGGSYAPKSREEVMDLHEALSGLDEKSRMVIVMRYLEDLPIKEIAEVLDMPLSSVKTVIYRGLEKLKISMEESENFG
- a CDS encoding ABC transporter ATP-binding protein, whose amino-acid sequence is MKQWKSYFTFVRPYMKLIVFTLFIGMIKFSIPLTLPMILKYVVDDLLMNPSMGIEERVSHLMLILGGALILFVIVRGPVEYYRQYFAQLITSKVLFDMRNKLYSHLQRLSLRYYQNTKVGEAISRFINDVEQTKNLVEVGMMNVWLDTFTLVFALGFMFYLNPVLALVSISVLPFYAIAVNKLYKRLKLLTKDRSQALAGIQGYLHERIQGISIIRSFTMEKVDQKQFEDINGNFLKKAMAQTRWNAMTFAIINTLTDIAPLLVIGYGGYQVIHGNLTVGTFVAFFGYLDRMYSPLRRLINSSTVLTQASASLERVLELLNEPYDIVDKPGAKVLKDARGEIAFQNVWFKYNEENDWVLKDINLSIQPGQTIAFVGMSGGGKSSLISLIPRFYDISKGSLQMDGYDIQELTQESLRRSVGMVLQDNFLFSGSVRENILFGNPNATEEEVISAAKAANAHDFIEQLPLGYETEVGERGVKLSGGQKQRVAIARVFLKDPKVLILDEATSALDLESEHLIQQALQSLSSQRTTLIVAHRLSTITHADQIVVLENGEITERGTHEQLMSIEGSYARLFNVQHLDA
- a CDS encoding DUF3939 domain-containing protein → MLFKRTKKQPKSDHVTVTLPQVKQAIRKFEEDMPGPINRTALILEDKRIDMSRLKRYLGGIPERNFYMSRETYEIFEEEDKLVPYYLDLVQAAVDSYISDTGKLPLLEDTWLPEVHYRLLSTESYLKETPPFPLYITDEEMMLTHRAEHFE
- a CDS encoding HesB/YadR/YfhF family protein translates to MNMEISQAAAAWFKRELDLKNGDYIRLFPRYSSGGGLHPGFSLGIATEAPGRPAIQVKQDDIVFYMEEQDLWYMEGYDLSIVYSESEDDIEYKYEPKPVSGEVQV
- a CDS encoding YpdA family putative bacillithiol disulfide reductase is translated as MKDVIIIGAGPCGLSAAIECQRQGLSSLIIEKSFIVHSIYLYPTNMQFFSTAQLLEIGDVPFTSTNDKPYRHEALVYYRRAAEQYGLEIAAYEEALSIEPLEDGTFAVHTSNMRGEHQKRITANVVIATGYFDQPNMIGIPGEELPKVTHYFGEAHPYTGMKVTVIGGSNSAVDAALELMRVGATVDMVYRGESISENIKPWVRPIFEGMVQKGKITLHLGSRVTEITASSVIVTDHKGDKKALDNDFVLALTGFRPSRTLLTSAGVIMDDDMDKPAFNTSTMESNVPGLYVAGVIASGRNANEVFIETGRGHGKLIADHIVSKESSNPKELKH
- the rsgA gene encoding ribosome small subunit-dependent GTPase A, with translation MNSIKQYGWNENWSTKWNEKWSHAEDKQFIPGRIVGDFGSKYKVLTDVGETWGELAGKLRHTFVASGDFPAIGDWVALAMQDGGEHGIIHGVLPRQSVISRKVAGNTQDEQIVASNVDTLFLVSALNDDFNVRRMERYLIMAWNSGANPVILLTKADLCPDADSKIAEMESAAPGVSVHAVSAIQDEGREKLLPYIGEGQTVALTGSSGCGKSTMVNWLCGKNLQITQDVREGDSRGRHTTTHRELFVLPDGGIIVDTPGMRELQLWEDEGGLDLAFSDISGLATKCRFSNCSHEREEGCAVLEAVQTGELEEKRLINYRKTQREVLYQNNKEAKLKRKSAASTKVSSSRTRGYGWRKELDEY
- a CDS encoding HAD family hydrolase, which encodes MKEVQAILFDLDNTLMDRDYTFRSFSTQFVQDFLGHLKPAEAQAVIEDMIHRDADGYRDKDGFFLELSEILPWEKPVTAEHIRAYYDASYINHGAVMEHALEVLEYCVERGYTLGLVTNGKKEIQNTKIDILGLREYFKAIVISGEVGIAKPDPAIYQLALDKLGASADQTLFIGDHPVNDIWGAGKAGLEGIWLQRKHPWDDQLDIQPWKMIRELKELKAIL
- a CDS encoding metalloregulator ArsR/SmtB family transcription factor, whose product is MQLEKIVSYHKALADPTRLRLLLLLSQGEMHGQALAEKLNLSQPTVTHHAAKLREAALIKERRDKNTVYFKLNPEFINNGAEASLQFIFSKGAENMEEQLPENSLQDTVIRNFFSKDGRLRQIPAQYKKKLIALQYMVEKLEPGVVYTEKEINEFIKQFHEDFATIRREFIMHQFMYREKDKYELNPREVWTRWEYVK
- a CDS encoding DUF4179 domain-containing protein encodes the protein MDKQLERLQQAYNEIEIPKELSFASRKGIERGKIYKQKNSSSKRALKWTGSVAAAVLISFTVGVNTVPAFASSMDQIPVLGKLVSVLQFTEGSAGGGTIQDGVDVNFISVKQLKNSDQLILNFANPDETQQMASSYNVKFTENPATMTITVSGARKFSAVKDLETLKQSRYVQDAYPLITLDDSAIRFNVTLTDSVAYEVKEYKEPAQVVITLKEKGDEAKGGSVYSLRTVSQPSGEALGMAEEMLYGLEDVRMLKDQKGLYLVEAGYFNSEEEALKQLQKIKTEYGVEDLLVVEKRAAQQIPQSISQVEE